From Amycolatopsis sp. cg9, one genomic window encodes:
- a CDS encoding dynamin family protein, producing the protein MTAPAWLEVLNETMDACRTHGRADLAERLRRRRDAPPGQIRLGVLGFPKQGKGYLLNAVLNAPVCAVGDAPTPAVPTEIAYSAEPAATLVGRSRERIPVAVERLTGELGARPAGTLSRVEVGVPRELLSAGLVLVDTPPVGDPRSPRTAAALDLLAEADAVILVSDATAPLSPAELALARHVRTWCPHVLVALTKIDASPGWRAVAERNRAMLAEAGIDAPVQPVSAVVRQAAAKAGDADLNARSGFPELLNWIAEQAARPADQSRALLAAVGVRAAAAELVESLRDRVDAAGQEAGLGQAALLQRAQRRADDLRRQNTRWQNLLSDEITDLLSDAEYDLRERTRKIVNTIDRTFDEGDPAKVWDEFAPWLDNALAEAVDVNYTWLADRAEWIAQAVAACFGAQYDRALPDLRLDGSGVEGLDDVRRPKIEKFKVGQQAFTGLRGSYGGVLMFGLVTSLAGLPLINPVSIGAGAAFAAKTIKDEGGMRLQRRQAVAKQAAQRHVDDVFLRFSKECRDSIRVVQRRLRDHFTGLAEELADELTHERETIMAGTAERERRTVHIRREIDRLAGLHQRAGELGTIAGRQRRELSA; encoded by the coding sequence GTGACCGCCCCCGCTTGGCTCGAAGTGCTCAACGAGACGATGGACGCGTGCCGCACGCACGGCCGCGCCGATCTCGCCGAGCGCCTGCGCAGACGCCGGGACGCCCCACCGGGGCAGATCCGGCTCGGCGTGCTCGGCTTTCCCAAACAGGGCAAGGGATACCTGCTCAACGCGGTGCTGAACGCGCCGGTGTGCGCGGTCGGCGACGCCCCGACCCCCGCGGTGCCCACCGAGATCGCCTACTCCGCCGAACCCGCCGCGACCCTGGTCGGCCGGTCCCGCGAACGGATCCCCGTCGCGGTCGAACGGCTCACCGGGGAGCTCGGCGCTCGCCCCGCCGGCACGCTCAGCCGCGTGGAAGTCGGTGTGCCGCGCGAACTCCTGTCGGCCGGGCTCGTCCTCGTCGACACCCCACCGGTCGGTGACCCGCGGTCACCGCGGACCGCCGCCGCCCTCGACCTGCTCGCCGAAGCGGACGCGGTGATCCTCGTCTCCGACGCGACCGCGCCGCTGAGCCCCGCCGAACTCGCGCTCGCCCGGCACGTGCGCACCTGGTGCCCGCACGTCCTGGTGGCGCTCACCAAGATCGACGCTTCCCCGGGGTGGCGCGCGGTGGCCGAGCGCAACCGCGCGATGCTCGCCGAAGCGGGGATCGACGCGCCCGTCCAGCCGGTTTCGGCCGTGGTGCGCCAAGCCGCCGCGAAGGCCGGTGACGCGGATCTCAACGCCCGCTCCGGTTTTCCCGAGCTGCTGAACTGGATCGCCGAACAAGCCGCGCGCCCGGCCGACCAGTCCCGCGCGCTGCTCGCCGCGGTGGGCGTGCGCGCGGCGGCCGCGGAACTCGTGGAGTCGTTGCGCGACCGTGTCGACGCGGCCGGGCAGGAAGCCGGGCTCGGGCAGGCCGCGCTGCTGCAGCGGGCGCAGCGCCGCGCCGACGACCTGCGGCGGCAGAACACCCGGTGGCAGAACCTGCTGTCCGACGAGATCACCGATCTGTTGTCCGACGCCGAATACGACCTGCGCGAACGCACCCGCAAGATCGTCAACACCATCGACCGCACCTTCGACGAGGGCGACCCGGCCAAGGTGTGGGACGAATTCGCGCCGTGGCTGGACAACGCGCTGGCCGAAGCCGTCGACGTCAACTACACGTGGCTCGCCGACCGCGCGGAGTGGATCGCGCAGGCGGTCGCCGCGTGCTTCGGCGCCCAGTACGACCGCGCGCTGCCCGACCTCCGGCTCGACGGCTCGGGTGTCGAGGGCCTCGACGACGTCCGGCGGCCGAAGATCGAGAAGTTCAAGGTGGGGCAGCAGGCTTTCACCGGGTTGCGCGGGTCGTACGGCGGCGTGCTGATGTTCGGCCTGGTCACCAGCCTCGCCGGGCTGCCGCTGATCAACCCGGTCTCGATCGGCGCCGGTGCGGCGTTCGCCGCGAAGACGATCAAGGACGAAGGCGGGATGCGGTTGCAGCGCCGCCAAGCGGTCGCCAAGCAGGCGGCGCAGCGGCACGTCGACGACGTGTTCCTGCGCTTCAGCAAGGAATGCCGCGACTCGATCCGCGTCGTGCAGCGGCGGCTGCGGGACCACTTCACCGGGCTGGCCGAGGAACTGGCCGACGAGCTGACGCACGAGCGCGAGACGATCATGGCCGGGACCGCCGAGCGCGAACGCCGGACCGTCCACATCAGACGCGAGATCGACCGGCTGGCCGGCCTGCACCAGCGCGCGGGCGAGCTGGGCACGATCGCCGGGCGGCAGCGGCGGGAGCTTTCGGCGTGA
- a CDS encoding GTPase, whose protein sequence is MTRDVRDLLAAAAGLYRDDPRASALLHDCLNRLEQPLRVAFTGAPASGKSTLAAALGEWPTRALRDLVLLDDPGPADEVPDATVRLVRHLEPDELAAAHPPGGSPFARQSAVNSVLVLSRADEVGAGRIDALLTAKQLARRAWREDPLCTGFLGVIAVAGQLAYGGRSLRDDEFDLLAAFAAVPREELERHVLSVDSFTDPAFPGPIPVETRRSLVVRFGMFGVRLALTLIRTGCDDRIKLSAELVRRSGLGELRDTLAGCFVARAEALKARTAVIRLEALLAAQPRPGGDRLVSRVERFAAAAHDFRELRLIADIRGGRTALSGDPAEEAVRLLGAQGTAPADRLGLEPDADPGEIYDAGLDALRRWRHEAERPDRPHAERTAAHVVVRSTEGLLSLFA, encoded by the coding sequence GTGACGCGGGACGTCCGCGACCTGCTGGCCGCCGCGGCCGGGCTCTACCGGGACGACCCGCGGGCTTCGGCGCTCCTGCACGACTGCCTGAACCGGCTGGAGCAGCCGCTGCGCGTCGCGTTCACCGGCGCGCCCGCGTCGGGGAAGTCGACGCTCGCCGCGGCGCTCGGCGAATGGCCGACCCGCGCGCTGCGCGACCTCGTGCTCCTCGACGACCCCGGCCCGGCCGACGAAGTCCCGGACGCGACGGTCCGGCTGGTCCGCCACCTGGAACCGGACGAACTCGCGGCGGCCCACCCGCCGGGCGGCTCGCCGTTCGCGCGGCAGAGCGCGGTCAACTCGGTGCTGGTGCTGTCGCGGGCCGACGAGGTCGGGGCCGGTCGCATCGACGCGTTGCTGACCGCGAAGCAGCTCGCGCGCCGGGCTTGGCGCGAAGACCCGCTGTGCACGGGTTTCCTGGGCGTGATCGCGGTGGCCGGCCAGCTGGCGTACGGCGGCCGGTCGCTGCGCGACGACGAGTTCGACCTCCTGGCCGCGTTCGCCGCCGTGCCGCGCGAGGAGCTGGAACGCCACGTGCTGTCGGTGGATTCGTTCACCGACCCGGCGTTCCCCGGCCCGATCCCGGTCGAGACGCGGCGGTCGCTGGTGGTGCGCTTCGGGATGTTCGGCGTCCGCCTGGCGCTGACGCTGATCCGCACCGGCTGCGACGACCGGATCAAGCTGTCGGCGGAACTCGTGCGCCGCAGCGGCCTCGGCGAACTGCGGGACACGCTCGCCGGTTGTTTCGTCGCGCGGGCGGAGGCGCTGAAGGCCCGCACGGCGGTGATTCGGCTCGAAGCGCTGCTGGCGGCCCAGCCCCGCCCGGGCGGCGACCGACTGGTGTCCCGGGTGGAGCGCTTCGCGGCGGCTGCCCACGACTTCCGCGAGCTGCGCCTGATCGCCGACATCCGCGGCGGCCGGACCGCCCTGTCCGGCGACCCGGCGGAGGAAGCGGTCCGCCTGCTGGGCGCCCAGGGCACGGCCCCCGCCGACCGGCTGGGCCTGGAACCGGACGCGGACCCGGGCGAGATCTACGACGCGGGCCTGGACGCGCTGCGACGCTGGCGCCACGAGGCGGAGCGCCCCGACCGCCCCCACGCGGAACGGACGGCGGCACACGTGGTGGTGCGGTCGACCGAGGGCCTGCTGTCGCTGTTCGCTTAG
- a CDS encoding helix-turn-helix transcriptional regulator, whose amino-acid sequence MRADRLVSLVLLLRRHGRLSAAALARELEVSTRTVLRDVEALSTAGVPVYAERGRHGGFALLPGFRTELTGLNHDEALALLIAGSRRGAQAFGLGSALASAMLKVVDALPESQRDTAASVAERLLIDPETDLLARRSATEEVPDEVVAEVRRAVFAGHRLRIHYAAVDAKPKWRTVDPIGLVTVREQGYLLATRSGEDRTYRLSRIVAAEELDEPARRPDRVDLDRAWQDRSKRFRTGGDQVTVLARVAPARRAELVATALAAVESIDADGWLRLEVGFQDRRHAEWALWQLGVDAEVLAPQWLRTALHDRATAIATRYRT is encoded by the coding sequence GTGCGCGCCGACCGGCTGGTGTCCTTGGTGCTGCTGCTGCGCCGGCACGGCCGGCTGTCCGCGGCCGCGCTGGCCCGCGAGCTGGAGGTGTCGACCCGCACGGTGCTGCGCGACGTCGAGGCGCTGTCCACGGCGGGCGTCCCGGTCTACGCCGAACGCGGCCGGCACGGCGGTTTCGCGCTGCTGCCGGGGTTCCGGACCGAGCTCACCGGGCTGAACCACGACGAGGCCCTCGCCCTGCTGATCGCCGGCTCCCGCCGCGGCGCCCAGGCGTTCGGCCTCGGCTCGGCGCTCGCCTCCGCGATGCTCAAGGTGGTCGACGCGCTCCCCGAAAGCCAGCGCGACACCGCGGCGAGCGTGGCCGAACGGCTGCTCATCGACCCGGAGACCGACCTCCTCGCCCGCCGCTCGGCCACCGAGGAGGTACCCGACGAGGTCGTGGCCGAGGTCCGGCGCGCGGTGTTCGCCGGCCACCGGCTGCGCATCCACTACGCGGCTGTCGACGCGAAGCCGAAGTGGCGCACGGTGGATCCGATCGGACTGGTCACCGTGCGCGAACAGGGCTACCTGCTGGCGACGAGGTCCGGCGAGGACCGCACCTACCGGCTGTCGCGGATCGTCGCCGCCGAAGAACTCGACGAGCCCGCGCGGCGACCGGACCGCGTCGACCTGGACCGGGCGTGGCAGGACCGCAGCAAGCGGTTCCGCACGGGCGGTGACCAGGTCACGGTGCTGGCCCGGGTGGCCCCGGCGCGGCGGGCCGAGCTGGTGGCGACCGCGCTGGCCGCCGTCGAGTCGATCGACGCCGACGGATGGCTGCGGCTCGAGGTGGGTTTCCAGGACCGGCGGCACGCGGAGTGGGCGCTGTGGCAGCTCGGCGTGGACGCGGAAGTCCTTGCGCCGCAGTGGTTGCGCACGGCGTTGCACGACCGGGCCACCGCAATCGCCACCCGCTACCGGACCTGA
- a CDS encoding RidA family protein, with protein sequence MERTAVDPWPWSVGLGYHQGELVTGAARTLYCAGQAAMNGDGEPQHDGDLAAQLALSLDNLEAVLGEAGMALANLVRLTVYTTDVDLLFQHYGVLAGRLGAAGAAPVTTMLGVTRLAIPTLVVELEGTAVA encoded by the coding sequence GTGGAACGAACGGCGGTCGACCCGTGGCCGTGGTCGGTGGGGCTGGGCTACCACCAGGGCGAGCTCGTCACCGGGGCGGCCCGGACCCTGTACTGCGCCGGGCAGGCCGCGATGAACGGCGACGGCGAACCCCAGCACGACGGCGACCTCGCCGCGCAGCTGGCGTTGAGCCTCGACAACCTGGAGGCGGTGCTCGGCGAGGCCGGCATGGCGCTGGCGAACCTGGTCCGGCTGACCGTCTACACGACCGACGTCGACCTCCTCTTCCAGCACTACGGCGTGCTCGCGGGGCGGCTCGGCGCGGCCGGCGCCGCACCGGTGACCACGATGCTCGGCGTGACCCGGTTGGCGATTCCCACGCTGGTCGTGGAGCTGGAAGGTACTGCCGTCGCGTGA
- a CDS encoding long-chain fatty acid--CoA ligase, producing the protein MPHDVRPRVRLFGELLAHWARERPVDTALRFGDRSWTWAEFDERVRRLSGALAAAGVGRGDRVAFVDKNHPACLETTFAAAGIGAANAVVNWRLSGDELAYVLADSGAKVVFVGAELRPALDAVRDRLPALERVVVVGGDDDEYEPFLASAEPHTGSEVDQDDGVLIMYTSGTTGFPKGAVLTHRSVLAHGLAAGTAFPIGPGDVNLVAMPLFHVGGSCYAVSGFLYGEPSYLTREPDAASLFAALQAGITHAFLVPAVVAGVAQAGEAALKAFSRLKYLCYGASPMPLPLLRTVLAAWPDVKFAQVYGMTELSGAVTALDPEAHRDASRPERLASAGTALSGVDIRIVDPVTAEDTAAGEVWVRTEQRMAGYLGKPEATAETIVDGWVRTGDVGRLDDGGFLFLEDRVKDMIITGGENVYSPEVERVVAEFPGVAEVAVIGIPDERWGEQVKAVVAGDQLDTDKLMEFCRERLAHYKCPRSVDVVDALPRNATGKILKRSLREPYWRDRDRNV; encoded by the coding sequence ATGCCCCACGACGTCCGCCCCCGGGTCCGGTTGTTCGGCGAGCTCCTGGCGCACTGGGCGCGTGAACGCCCGGTGGACACCGCGCTCCGCTTCGGCGACCGGTCGTGGACGTGGGCGGAGTTCGACGAGCGGGTCCGGCGGCTGTCGGGCGCCCTCGCGGCCGCCGGCGTGGGCCGGGGCGACCGCGTCGCGTTCGTCGACAAGAACCACCCCGCCTGCCTGGAGACGACGTTCGCCGCGGCCGGGATCGGCGCCGCGAACGCCGTGGTCAACTGGCGGCTCTCCGGCGACGAACTCGCTTACGTGCTCGCGGATTCCGGCGCGAAGGTGGTCTTCGTCGGCGCCGAGCTGCGGCCGGCGCTCGACGCGGTCCGCGACCGGCTGCCCGCGCTCGAACGCGTGGTCGTCGTCGGCGGGGACGACGACGAATACGAGCCGTTCCTGGCTTCCGCGGAGCCGCACACCGGGTCCGAAGTGGACCAGGATGACGGTGTGCTGATCATGTACACCAGCGGCACCACCGGGTTCCCCAAGGGCGCGGTGCTGACCCACCGCAGCGTCCTCGCCCACGGCCTCGCCGCCGGCACCGCGTTCCCGATCGGCCCCGGTGACGTCAACCTCGTCGCGATGCCGCTGTTCCACGTCGGCGGCAGCTGCTACGCGGTTTCCGGGTTCCTCTACGGCGAACCGTCCTACCTGACCCGCGAACCGGACGCGGCGTCGCTGTTCGCGGCCCTGCAGGCCGGGATCACGCACGCGTTCCTGGTGCCCGCCGTCGTGGCCGGGGTCGCGCAGGCCGGCGAGGCGGCGCTGAAGGCGTTCTCCCGGCTGAAGTACCTCTGCTACGGCGCGTCGCCGATGCCGCTCCCGTTGCTGCGCACCGTGCTCGCCGCCTGGCCGGACGTGAAGTTCGCGCAGGTGTACGGCATGACCGAGCTGTCCGGCGCGGTCACCGCGCTGGACCCGGAGGCGCACCGCGACGCGTCCCGGCCGGAGCGGCTGGCTTCGGCGGGCACCGCACTGTCCGGAGTGGACATCCGGATCGTCGACCCGGTGACGGCCGAGGACACCGCTGCCGGGGAGGTCTGGGTCCGCACCGAACAGCGGATGGCCGGCTACCTCGGCAAGCCCGAGGCGACCGCCGAGACCATCGTGGACGGCTGGGTGCGCACCGGCGACGTCGGCCGCCTGGACGACGGCGGGTTCCTGTTCCTCGAGGACCGCGTCAAGGACATGATCATCACCGGCGGCGAGAACGTCTACTCGCCCGAGGTCGAGCGCGTGGTGGCGGAGTTCCCCGGCGTCGCCGAGGTGGCCGTGATCGGCATCCCGGACGAGCGGTGGGGCGAGCAGGTCAAGGCCGTCGTCGCCGGCGACCAGCTCGACACCGACAAGCTCATGGAGTTCTGCCGCGAGCGCCTGGCCCACTACAAGTGCCCGCGCAGCGTCGACGTCGTGGACGCCTTGCCGCGCAACGCGACCGGCAAGATCCTCAAGCGCTCGTTGCGCGAGCCGTACTGGCGGGACCGGGACCGGAACGTCTGA
- a CDS encoding TetR/AcrR family transcriptional regulator, with amino-acid sequence MPPVTRDAYFAAALDVLAEHGFTELNVGRLCRGLGVTSGSFYHHFGGWPGFVEQLLVHWEHRQVRILRERNFGRGGPSADFAALMDLTLGLPHEAEAAIRAWAANDETVRAAQKRVDSARVRTVGKAVKGIVGDAGLARTLTSLGMAMLVGHQQLASAGEHSELAALLAEYTRLVHSRGLA; translated from the coding sequence ATGCCCCCGGTGACGCGGGACGCGTACTTCGCGGCCGCGCTGGACGTGCTGGCGGAGCACGGGTTCACCGAGCTGAACGTCGGCCGGCTGTGCCGCGGCCTCGGCGTCACGAGCGGGTCCTTCTACCACCACTTCGGCGGCTGGCCGGGGTTCGTGGAGCAGCTCCTGGTCCATTGGGAGCACCGGCAGGTGCGCATCCTGCGCGAACGGAACTTCGGCCGCGGCGGCCCGTCGGCGGACTTCGCCGCGCTGATGGACCTGACGCTCGGGCTGCCGCACGAGGCCGAGGCGGCCATCCGGGCGTGGGCGGCCAACGACGAAACCGTGCGGGCGGCGCAGAAACGCGTCGACTCGGCGCGGGTGCGGACGGTCGGCAAGGCCGTCAAGGGCATCGTCGGCGACGCCGGCCTCGCGCGGACGCTGACCTCGCTGGGCATGGCGATGCTGGTGGGGCACCAGCAACTGGCCTCGGCGGGGGAGCACAGCGAGCTGGCCGCCCTGCTGGCGGAATACACGCGCCTGGTGCACTCGCGCGGGCTGGCGTAA
- a CDS encoding helix-turn-helix transcriptional regulator codes for MRADRLMAILLLLQQREQLTAADVARELEVSERTARRDFDALAVAGVPVYSIQGRGGGWRLVGGARTDLSGLTAGEARALFLVAGSASAATPAVKAALRKLVRALPEPFRVQAEAAASSLVVDPQRWGSGRVEHRPPPRFLDELQDAVIRGVQVRLGYVDGNGAETERTVHPLGIVAKGSSWYLVSTTDAGRRTFRIDRVSSAVPTGDPVHRPGGFDLAESWREIADEVDRRRTPLEIQAACTPGGMARLRMVLGDRLEVGGATTDGRVEVVIRGYNEYALAGELAGLVEWLEVTGPAGVRDHLASIGDALVERYG; via the coding sequence GTGCGAGCCGACCGGCTGATGGCCATCCTCCTGCTGCTGCAACAGCGCGAGCAGCTGACAGCGGCGGACGTCGCCCGGGAGCTGGAGGTGTCCGAACGCACCGCCCGCCGTGACTTCGACGCCCTGGCCGTGGCCGGCGTGCCCGTCTACTCCATCCAGGGCCGGGGCGGCGGCTGGCGCCTCGTGGGCGGCGCCCGCACCGACCTGTCCGGGCTGACCGCGGGGGAGGCCCGCGCCCTGTTCCTGGTCGCCGGCTCGGCCTCGGCCGCGACGCCGGCCGTGAAAGCGGCGCTGCGCAAGCTTGTCCGCGCCCTGCCCGAGCCGTTCCGGGTGCAGGCCGAGGCGGCGGCGTCGTCGTTGGTCGTGGACCCACAACGGTGGGGGTCGGGCCGGGTCGAGCACCGGCCGCCGCCTCGCTTCCTCGACGAGCTCCAGGACGCGGTGATCCGCGGCGTCCAGGTGCGGCTCGGCTACGTCGACGGCAACGGCGCCGAAACCGAGAGAACCGTCCACCCGCTGGGCATCGTCGCCAAGGGCTCGTCGTGGTACCTGGTCTCCACCACCGACGCGGGCCGGCGGACCTTCCGGATCGACCGCGTGTCGTCCGCCGTCCCGACCGGCGATCCCGTGCACCGGCCCGGCGGGTTCGACCTCGCCGAGAGCTGGCGCGAGATCGCCGACGAGGTCGACCGGAGGCGGACGCCCCTCGAGATCCAGGCGGCCTGCACACCCGGCGGGATGGCCCGGCTCCGGATGGTGCTCGGCGACCGGCTCGAGGTCGGCGGTGCCACGACCGACGGCCGCGTCGAGGTCGTGATCCGCGGCTACAACGAGTACGCGCTCGCCGGCGAGCTCGCCGGGCTGGTCGAATGGCTCGAGGTGACCGGCCCCGCGGGGGTGCGAGACCACCTGGCCTCGATCGGCGACGCGCTCGTCGAACGGTACGGCTGA
- a CDS encoding alpha/beta fold hydrolase, translated as MFDPADFPAPTLVPVNGVELEVFEAGRENAGKPIVLCHGWPEHAFSWRHQVPALAAAGYHVIVPNQRGYGGSSRPAEVTDYDIEHLSGDLVALLDHYGYADATFVGHDWGAFVVWGLTLLHPNRVNGVAALSLPYQERGELPWIESMEAVLGADFYFVHFNRQPGVADAVLDEHTAQFLCNVFRKNQPPGPPRPGMAMIELARAATPLGEPVMSDRELAVFVSAFESTGFTGSIDWYRNLDRNWRLLAGVDPVIRQPALMIYGDRDTIPRSGRLTEFVPGVEVVGLDCGHWIQQEKPDETNQAILAWLARRAAVGSVPGAGA; from the coding sequence ATGTTCGATCCGGCCGACTTTCCCGCACCCACCCTGGTCCCCGTCAACGGTGTGGAACTCGAGGTCTTCGAAGCCGGCCGGGAGAACGCCGGAAAGCCCATCGTGCTCTGTCACGGCTGGCCGGAGCACGCCTTTTCCTGGCGCCACCAGGTGCCGGCGCTGGCCGCGGCGGGCTACCACGTCATCGTCCCGAACCAGCGGGGCTACGGCGGCTCGTCCCGTCCTGCCGAAGTGACGGACTACGACATCGAGCACCTGTCGGGTGACCTCGTCGCGCTCCTCGACCACTACGGCTACGCGGACGCCACCTTCGTCGGTCACGACTGGGGCGCATTCGTCGTCTGGGGCCTGACCTTGCTGCACCCGAACCGGGTGAACGGCGTGGCCGCGCTGAGCCTGCCCTACCAGGAGCGCGGGGAGCTGCCCTGGATCGAGTCCATGGAGGCCGTGCTCGGCGCCGACTTCTACTTCGTCCACTTCAACCGGCAGCCGGGGGTCGCGGACGCCGTGCTCGACGAGCACACGGCCCAGTTCCTGTGCAACGTCTTCCGGAAGAACCAGCCCCCGGGACCGCCTCGGCCGGGGATGGCGATGATCGAACTCGCGAGGGCGGCGACACCCCTCGGCGAGCCCGTCATGAGCGACCGCGAACTGGCCGTCTTCGTCTCCGCCTTCGAGTCGACGGGCTTCACGGGCAGTATCGACTGGTACCGGAACCTCGACCGCAACTGGCGTCTGCTGGCCGGCGTGGACCCGGTCATCCGGCAGCCCGCACTCATGATCTACGGCGACCGTGACACGATCCCGAGGTCCGGACGACTGACGGAGTTCGTGCCCGGCGTGGAAGTGGTCGGCCTGGACTGCGGTCACTGGATCCAGCAGGAAAAGCCGGACGAAACGAACCAGGCGATCCTGGCGTGGCTGGCTCGGCGGGCTGCCGTCGGAAGCGTGCCCGGGGCCGGAGCCTAG
- a CDS encoding TIGR03618 family F420-dependent PPOX class oxidoreductase: MKIDRGADFRAFWTERRLATLTTVRPDGTPHVVAVGVTVDFDAGLARVITFASSVKARMIRAAGADGVPVAVCQLEGPKWSTLEGRAVLRDDPESVRDAENRYAARYRQPKPNPQRVVLEIAVNRILGNA, encoded by the coding sequence ATGAAGATCGACCGCGGCGCGGACTTCCGCGCCTTCTGGACCGAGCGCCGCCTGGCCACCCTGACGACGGTCCGGCCCGACGGCACCCCGCACGTCGTCGCGGTCGGCGTGACCGTGGACTTCGACGCCGGGCTCGCCCGCGTGATCACGTTCGCTTCGTCGGTCAAGGCCAGGATGATCCGGGCCGCGGGCGCCGACGGCGTCCCTGTCGCGGTCTGCCAGCTGGAGGGACCGAAGTGGTCCACTTTGGAGGGTCGCGCGGTGCTGCGCGACGACCCGGAGTCGGTCCGGGACGCCGAGAACCGGTACGCGGCGCGCTATCGCCAGCCCAAGCCGAACCCGCAGCGGGTGGTCCTGGAGATCGCGGTGAACCGGATCCTCGGCAACGCCTAG